In Sphingomonas crocodyli, a genomic segment contains:
- a CDS encoding CaiB/BaiF CoA-transferase family protein, with amino-acid sequence MTDTIDRPLAGITILDLLDSSVAGITRSYVELGAEVIRPEPQGAFGGADPASPAGVRWLVANVGKVVVQADDDAALAELINRADMIVEAAPGKAAALLRPDRREATVVVTVGMFGAGGSHAGWQATDPVLHALTGVLSRSGLEGREPLMPPGELAIECAMAQAAYVGTAALYAAMRTGKGDRVDVSLLDAAVQALDPGFGISGSATLGRAARHLPPGRPVKGFQYPILPCADGDVRLCVLAPRQWQNMWRWMGEPAEFAGPEYLKTAVRQQSAPLLAAIAAFVADKSRAELERDGTAHGVPISGILTLEECLASAHVAARDLIGTVKIGESSEVRLPNGIVEIDGARMNASDGPAAAPAVTNCVPATADPARPLAGLKVLDLGVIVVGGEQSRLLADMGADVVKVESAAFPDGTRHSYLPTGLSVSFAAGHRNKRSLGLNLRADEGKALFRRLAAEADVILSNFKPGTMESLGFGYDELSAINPAIIMAESSAFGASGPWAGRMGYGPLVRAAAGLTDKWRYADDPTSYSDSITIYPDHVGARYGTMAVLALLARRLRTGRGGRVSISQMEVMLSHFAIEIAGASLGVDATAAPDAPWGVFQAAGHDDWCVVTVRNDADWAALTQIVGRADWSGPDFATAQLRRARRAAIEADVATWMAGQDADAAMRRLQAAGVPAARMLRVADLPDFDYYRERGFYRVDHHPHMDEPIIAERRHAASALLDEADGRPAPLMGEHSAEVIRDWLGLDQGEIDRLLADAILEPVQPEVARMVAAGEGRAAA; translated from the coding sequence AGGTAATCCGGCCCGAGCCGCAAGGTGCCTTCGGGGGCGCGGATCCCGCTTCGCCTGCCGGCGTGCGCTGGCTGGTCGCCAATGTCGGCAAGGTGGTGGTGCAGGCGGATGACGATGCCGCACTCGCCGAACTGATCAACCGCGCGGACATGATCGTCGAGGCGGCGCCGGGCAAAGCGGCAGCGCTGCTGCGACCCGACCGGCGCGAGGCAACGGTCGTGGTGACGGTCGGCATGTTCGGCGCGGGCGGCAGCCATGCCGGATGGCAGGCGACCGATCCGGTCCTCCACGCGCTGACGGGCGTATTGTCGCGATCCGGCCTCGAAGGGCGCGAGCCGCTGATGCCGCCGGGCGAACTGGCGATCGAATGCGCGATGGCGCAGGCTGCCTATGTCGGCACCGCCGCGCTCTATGCCGCGATGCGCACCGGCAAGGGCGATCGCGTCGATGTATCGCTGCTCGATGCGGCGGTGCAGGCGCTCGATCCCGGTTTCGGCATTTCGGGCAGCGCGACCCTGGGCCGTGCGGCGCGACACCTGCCGCCGGGTCGCCCCGTAAAGGGTTTCCAATATCCGATCCTGCCATGCGCCGATGGCGATGTGCGGCTGTGCGTCCTCGCCCCGCGCCAGTGGCAGAATATGTGGCGCTGGATGGGCGAGCCGGCCGAGTTTGCCGGCCCCGAATATCTCAAGACCGCGGTGCGCCAGCAGTCGGCGCCCCTGCTCGCGGCGATCGCGGCCTTCGTCGCCGACAAGAGCCGCGCGGAGCTGGAACGGGACGGCACTGCGCATGGCGTGCCGATCTCGGGCATCCTGACGCTCGAAGAATGCCTCGCCTCGGCCCATGTTGCGGCGCGCGATCTCATCGGAACGGTGAAGATCGGAGAGAGTAGCGAGGTGCGCCTCCCTAACGGGATCGTCGAGATCGACGGCGCCCGCATGAATGCGAGCGATGGCCCCGCCGCGGCTCCGGCCGTGACAAATTGCGTGCCGGCCACCGCCGATCCGGCCAGGCCGCTTGCGGGCCTCAAGGTGCTGGATCTCGGCGTGATCGTCGTCGGCGGCGAACAGAGCCGGCTGCTGGCCGATATGGGCGCCGATGTCGTGAAGGTGGAATCGGCGGCCTTCCCCGATGGCACCCGCCATTCCTACCTGCCGACCGGCCTGTCGGTCAGCTTCGCGGCGGGGCATCGCAACAAGCGAAGCCTGGGCCTCAATCTGCGCGCGGACGAAGGCAAGGCGCTGTTCCGCCGGCTCGCGGCCGAGGCGGACGTGATCCTGTCCAACTTCAAACCCGGCACGATGGAATCGCTGGGCTTCGGCTATGACGAACTGTCGGCGATCAACCCCGCCATCATCATGGCCGAAAGCAGCGCCTTCGGGGCCAGCGGCCCGTGGGCCGGGCGGATGGGCTATGGCCCCTTGGTCCGTGCGGCGGCGGGGCTGACCGACAAGTGGCGCTATGCCGACGATCCGACCAGCTACAGCGATTCCATCACGATCTACCCCGACCATGTCGGCGCGCGATATGGCACGATGGCGGTGCTGGCGCTGCTCGCGCGGCGGCTGCGCACCGGGCGGGGCGGCCGGGTATCGATCTCGCAGATGGAGGTGATGCTCAGCCATTTCGCGATCGAGATTGCGGGCGCCAGCCTGGGCGTCGATGCGACGGCCGCGCCGGATGCGCCGTGGGGCGTGTTCCAGGCGGCGGGGCATGACGATTGGTGCGTGGTCACGGTTCGCAACGATGCCGACTGGGCCGCGCTGACGCAGATCGTCGGGCGCGCCGACTGGAGCGGGCCGGATTTCGCCACGGCCCAATTGCGGCGTGCGCGGCGCGCGGCGATCGAGGCCGATGTCGCGACATGGATGGCCGGGCAGGATGCCGATGCGGCGATGCGCCGGCTGCAGGCGGCCGGCGTGCCCGCCGCGCGCATGCTGCGCGTCGCCGACCTGCCCGACTTCGATTATTATCGCGAGCGCGGCTTCTACCGCGTCGATCATCACCCGCACATGGACGAACCCATCATCGCCGAGCGCCGCCACGCGGCATCCGCGCTATTGGACGAGGCCGATGGTCGCCCCGCTCCGCTGATGGGCGAACATAGCGCCGAGGTGATCCGCGACTGGCTGGGCCTCGATCAGGGCGAGATCGACCGCCTGCTTGCCGACGCCATCCTCGAACCCGTCCAGCCTGAGGTCGCTCGCATGGTCGCCGCCGGCGAAGGACGCGCCGCCGCCTGA